The following is a genomic window from Colletotrichum lupini chromosome 5, complete sequence.
GCTACTTTTGGGTCTCCCACTAGCTAGGCCAATCACATCTCTTAGATACCTAAGTCCTCTGAGACTTCCTTGTTGCTGCTTTAAGTCCGATTCCGTTCTCCATTGTCCCGGACTCCAAGCCCCCAACATCTCCAGTTTGATCTCCCCTCTCCTCTCTTCTACCACCTATCATAGCCCTTGCAAACCCATGACAACGGCAGCTGTTTATGGAACGGAGTACGGGAACGATAGCGAATTCACGGATACGTCTCCTTCTCCCTCGTACACTGCGGGGCATGCGGCACAGCTGGCAACCACGACGTCGAAGCCAGCCATAACTTCCCGTCTACGAGAACACCTCCGTCCAATGCAAACAATTGTCTCATCGAAGGTTTCACGCCGTGCGAACGGACAAAGCTCGTGGCTTGCTGCCCGCCTGAGAACAGCCAACTGGCTTGCGAATTCAACGTTGGACAGGCTCTCGTTAGCTTGAGCATGTTCTTCTATCGGAAAAGACGCAAGCCACAGCTTTCGATACAGCCCCGTCAGCAGCCCCGAAAGACGTTCTACGGAAGAAGATTCGCTGCTGGACTCTCATAGTAGTCTCGACTACTTTATTTTTGTCGCTGTGGGATCAGGCCGTCAGCTGGGAGTCTGGAACAGTAAACCTGTCGCCGCCGTCTCCACATCCGAGGGCGGGCATTGTCAACTTGGGCGTTGCATGGTACCTGCATTAGCGCGAGGTTTTGTTCCTGAATCCTGACTTGATTCGCACACTGCTTGACACTGGTCCGTCAGCCGTCAGCACCGGCTGCCGCGGCCACAGGTGAGTTGGCAAACACGTCTGAATGCGTGTCGCATTCACTCAGCTAAGGCGGAGATATCGGCAGGGGCCTGACAAAACGTCTTACAGTCAAATGAAAGATACGACTGTCACTGGCAATGCTGGCCGACGGATGGCGGCCTGGAATTTCGGATCACGGCTGCGCATCAAGCAAAGGCTTCCCCGCCTTTGAGCAAGCATCTCTGCCGAGAAACGGCTGGCCAGTGCTATTGGATCTGCCAGCATGACAGGAAAGAGCGATGCGTACGTGTACGGATCTTTCGTGTGTCTACGGAGTATGGCCAGCTCGCTGCCCAGATGCGTGGTCAACGGTTGGCCGACCCGCTGAAAATGCTCAAGCTTACCTTGAGTCCTTGACTCTGTTTCCTGAGGTGGGCTCGAGTCATCTCATCTCGCTCGTCCGAACTCCTTGCAGATTCGGAGCGATCAGGAGGGCCGCGACCAGAGTCGAGGACTGATTCCCACGCAAGGAGTTTTCAAAGGGTGCTTCCGAGCGACAGTGTGAAGCAAAACACAGACGATCAACGAACGATCTGATGAAACAAAGCAAGCGCTTGCTGGTCAGTCACCTCGTGGCTCTATTCGTACTCTATCTTGCTACACCCAATGATACCCGGATCTAAGTGGTCATCTGGGTCCGAGTGGGTCAAAAGGTAAATGAATCCCACACCTCAATTCCCGCGCTCCAAGGTCGGTCCCCTTTGTGTGCATATTCTTCCCATCCTCATTCACACCCATTTGATTTCATCCCATTTTGGAGGGTACGTACTCCGAGAATCAACTTCTAGCCCAGTCTTTTCGACTTCTCTTTTGCTTTTCCCGTCTTCTCTACGCAACCACACCACCAAACTTGTCAATCTTATTTTCCCGCCCCCCTCTCGGCCAAAGGGGAGTAGCCGCTTCGTCTGCCTGGCCAATTCTGGACTGCCAAAGCCACCAGCAACAAACGTAGGAagcgcaaaaaaaaaaaacacgcACAAGCACATACACCATACCTGGTCTACCCCCTTTCCCGTCCGTCCACACAAGTCATCCACAATGGTCTTTTCTTCGTGTTTACTCCCCTCGTTACCAAGAACCCGTTCGTCTAGCCCACTTCTGATTCGTCCCAAGTGAAATAAGCTGGTCAGTGAATAGCGAAAGAGAACAGAAACCAGCCCCCCTTGTTCAGCCATGGATCGTGTCCCTCTTAGCAGGGGTTTGGAGGAAAGGCGGCGTGTGCTCTCTTTCGCCCTCCCAGTCCAGCTCCTCTTCTCATCTCCAGGCCTGGGAGATGCGTTGCTCCACCCTTCATGACCGGGCGAAGGTACCGTCGTCCCTGACCCATCCCATTACCTTACCGCAAGGCAGGGCCCCAAGGTAGTGTAGCACAGGCACTAAGGTAGAGAGCCCAGTCAGTGTCCACCGCCCCCAGTTCCCATGTCGTGTTCCATTGCGCCCATCTCTGTATATAAGTTCATTTCCTCCAGGCCATCCCGTCTCCCGTTTCCCTTTCCCTCCTCGCCCACACTCACTCATTCAGTACCGACCCAGACTTTTTAGTCGCTTTCACTCGTTAACCCAACCACCTAATCCTCAACTCGCATCTACAACTCTTTCGAGTCTTAATACCAAGTTCTCCTCCCCAAACAACCGTCAAAATGAAGTTCTCCGCTGCCGCCCTTGTCCTCGCCGCCACCGGCGCCATGGCCAACAAGAACGTCACCTACGTCACTGAGGTCGTCTCTGCCTACACCACCTACTGCCCTGGTCCCACTGTCATCTCCCACGCTGACAAGACCTACACCATCACCAAGGTACGTCGAATTCGGGAGGTGGACGGGATGATTTCAGAGTGTCTCGGCGCTCGCCGGCCAAGCGCCGGCTTTGACGCTCCCCGAGACTCGGAGATGGCCCGACCTTTCACCTCTAAAGACATGTCGATCTCGAACCCAAGCTAATGACATTCCAGGCCACCACCCTGACCATCACTGACTGCCCCTGCACCGTCACCAAGCCCGTCATCACCTCCTCCATCGTCAAGTGCGAGAACTGCGCCGCCCCCACCAAGAACGGCACCATCCCCGTCGCCACTCCCGCCCTCAGCAAGACCACCGTCGCCGGCACTGCCGCCATCACCCCCACCAAGCCCGTCTCCGTTCCTACCGCCGGTGCTGGCAAGGCCGCTGCCCTCTCTGGCGCCGGTCTGGCTGGTGTCCTCGGATTCGCTGCTTTCGTCCTCTAAATCAACATTCACGTCTCGCCATCCACGTCTCCCCCTACGATCTTTGACGTacgataatattttaattttcgTGGGGAGCCTACGACACCTAATGACTGGAGCGCGGTTGTGAACCCATCCGACACGCAATCGACTGGATGGGTACTTTTTTGGATGGGAGTTTTGGGAGTCTCCTTGGATAAGGAGAGCTTGGGAATGGATCCCAAAAACGACGGAGAAAGGAAACGACACGCCCACAGAATACCCGGTACATTTTCTTGCCTGCATGGCGCCATGGAGTTCTCAATCACGGGAACGCCCAAGCCATGCAGTAAACTCACACCTGTCAATACTGCAACTTCTTGTACTTGCTTTGCAAACAAACCTTCGCCCCAATAACGGTTTTTATGGCTCGGTATTCCCGTCAAATCGCCAATTGAGGATCATATccgcgtgtgtgtgtgcggtACATACcatcctctttttcttcatTTTCGAGAGGCTTAGAGAATGGGAATATAATGCGACCATGATAGGTTATTCTTCGACTGTCTCGTCTTTACTCGCGGCAGAGTAACCTGTTTGACCCAATTCACATCATATTCTCCTCTCGCCTGACGATTGAGTACTCATCCTCATGTGTATCACGCCCTACTGCCAAAACGAACTGCCGCGTAATGTGTATGAATGTCCAAATGTGCTGTTTGCTAGCCCATCACTTCGACGTGACGTCAAGTGAATGGATGATTTCATAATTATAATGAGCTTATCTACCTCGGAGAATTTCTCAAGCTATGGCCCGCTTGCCTTGGGGATGATACGACATTGCTATAGGCATTCGGACCACTGTCCGTTCAATAAGTTCCTAGCAGGATAGTATCCCGAGGAGGCAGAATTACACAAGCGGTCTCCGGGATCCGGAACTCCATGTACGTCTAGTCTACTTCTTCGGGGGCAAGAGCATTATCACATTATCGGCAAGTCGGTGACTCTTTGCTTCGGGAAGTGACAAAACGGCTGTGACGACGAAAATACGTCCAAGACAACCAAGGACGCCGGAGTGGAAATAGTCCAGCAATAGCGCGGAGCTTGATGAGAGGTCCCCTTCCCCCCTCCCGACTCCCCGAGGTTTGACGGATATGGATTCCGGTGAGAGTGAAGGATGTATTTCGTAGATGAACTGACGGAGAGAGAAGAGGGGAACACATCGGCCTCATTTCGCTAAAGGATGAACAAGGCCATTCACCTTCGAAAGATCATTTGCGTGGAGGAGGATTCTTGAGTGTGTATCTTGGAAAGAGGGCGCAGTCCCGCATGCCTAGCATACCTAGGTACTGGGCGCCTCTGCTTAGGTCTTGGGATTTCTTCCACCCCCCCTTTTCTACGCCGCAGCCGTGCCGCATTCCTTGTGCCTAGAGCGCATACGAGGTACAACCCTTTCTCTCTTAGGTGAGTGTCTTGGGAGAGACGCGGCATTCCAGCCAAGAGGAGGTGGGCGACGTAATTGCTTCTTGGTAGAGACAGGTATGAGGAGGAGCTAAGAGCTGCAGCCCGCCTGATAGACCGCTATTCGGGGGCTGAGATTTACCATCGTTGCATCCAGATCGATTAAGGTTGTTTTGTTTGGTGGTTTATTCTTTGTTTACCTTGTTATGGAGAAGAACCTTATGGAAAATAGGGGGCGTTCgggggtacggagtacagacGTACCTAGCGCTGCGCCGTACCTGCATCTTGCAGCGCTTGGGCGCTACTGCAGCGGTGAAAGGTACAACGGGATTGGACGGGACGAGCACGCTGTGATGGATCATGGAGGTGTGGGTCTTTGTTGCTGAGCTGGAAATGGAAACATACCGATAGTACGGATACTCGTGAGTCGTACCTAGTGCAGCTGGTAATTCCAGGCGCATGGTTTTGGCTATGCCATTCTAGATTACAATGAGAAAAACGGTGAGCTGAAAAGAAAGGGTTGGGAGTGTGGGTGAAGCCCATTTTCCAAACACAAAGCATTGTAGGAGGAATATGAAATTTCAACCTAAGGTATGTAAAGAGTACGGACTACCCCCTGCTAGACTATCGTTCTAGAGCGATATCCCTTTAATGGATCATTGACAATCTCTATATGTGCACATAAGCGGTGTTGCAAACGCGGACGTAAGCGAGATTAACAACCCAACTGAGCCACTATGCGCTGATCGCCATCAATCGAATTTCCACGAATGCATTAGAGCGCATGGATTGTCACCCAGGATTCTTCGGAACAAATGAGGCATAAATGCTAGAGGCATCACGGATGCGGATGACATTTCATAGGGCGACAGGGTTATATACAGTTAGCACTTGCTTGACGCCTGTCAGTCGAAGCTTGGCGCTGGGGAAGATAATCTTCATGGGTAACCCTCCCCGAGGGCCAGGGGCCTTTCGGGTTCGTTTCTCCTGCTGCTCACCTTCAAGCTTCCTTACGGATACGCGGCGTGAGAGAGTCTTATCCTCCCTCGACCTGCGGGTGATCGTACCGGATCCTGGAGGGCGTGGAGACCGTTGAACCCGGTGGAAGCCGGCTGGGCCGGAGCCGTTGGTCATGTCGTGCCGCTTGAAGCGGTGGCTCGAATGTCTTGCGCGTGTTGACTCTCGCCCTCTGCCCTGCAGACTTATAAGGCATCGTGAACATCCTAGGGTTTACGGGTGACTGCCTGTCCGGATGAGGTGTTCGGGGCGAGCGAGTTGGAATTTCGACCGTACTGGGATAGTAAGACGAGGGCTTCGGGGAGCGTCGGTGTGTCTACAATTGTTCCGGCACAATCAGAGCTACTGCGAAGGCTTCTCGATTTCACTACTTCCCATTGCCTGGATAGGGAGGTAGTTATGGGACGCGTTGTTGGATTGACCGTGTTTCTGTAGTTGGATCTGCAGCCCCGAAAGTTCTCGGGATGTTCTCCCTCACACTTACACTTAACTTCGAGTCACTTTCGGGAGTTTACACTTGGGTAAACTTGATTGCGCAGACAGGCAAGTGTGATACGGGACGGATGGGTCTTGCGGGGAGCCGGGTGGGACCATCGCCCGTCTCTGGGGAAATAGTCCCAGTCACCTCACCACCAGTATCTTCAAGGAGAATTGACGAAGCAGTCCCTCACTTATAGAGCGTTCACTTGCTCTATAGTGAGACTGGACAAGTATTTAACGAAACTATCAGAGAAGCCGATCTTCAATAATGTTAATTGATGCCTTTTTCTTTCTCGAGAGCGAGAGCTTCGTTGAGTCTGGCTGTGTAAGGTACTTATCAATCGTCTCTCAAGGCCTGTTAGATACTCAATTACTCAAACCCCAACGAAGACAAAGAAAGGTCTGCAAGCTGTGATCTGTGAGCTGCAGGCGTAAATAAGCAATCGGACGAAGATCGAACCCCGTGGGGTCACCAGCCGTTGGAAGAAGCCAAGGTCGGTTGGCGATGTCGGCGTGGTCGGCAATGACGGTCGCTCCCCTTACCCCGGGTCAACGGAATGCGGGGAAGGGTGCCTCCTCAGCGGCAACCCCAGGTCAAGCCAGCCAACGCACCAAGGTCCAAGGGGAGAGAGGGCACGTCAGCTGCTGCTGCAAGGGTAGAGCTGTCTCGTATCTCAACGCCGTTCCAACCTCCAAACTTCCAGCCGTCCGACTGTTTGAGAGAGCCGAAGCCGAGAGGACTCATGTAGTCTCCACGAGTAATGCTTCTATAGTTTTGATGCTATTTCGGACCTCCTTCATCTTTCTGTCGTAATCTCACCAGCGCTCATTGTCTCATTTCTTCACAGCCAATCGAGTTTACCACACATTCGGCAACGCCAGACAGCAAGCCGCTGTAAATATGGACAACTTACACCCTCAAGACGAAGTCTTGCGTCATTCCCTCGAGGATCCGGAGTCTTTTTGGGCCCACCAGGCCGAACACCTGCACTGGCACAAGAAGCCCTCTTCAACACTCAAAGTCACCAAGAAGACGCTCAAGAGCGGCGTCACCCACGACTCTTGGGAGTGGTTTCCGGACGGAGAAATCTCGACCTGTTTCAACTGTGTAGACCGTCACGTTCACGATGGCAGGGGCGATGCGCCGGCAATATACTATGACAGTCCCGTTACGAATACCAAGCAGACCCTCACATACAAGCAGCTACTCGACGAGGTTGAGGTCTTCGCCGGGGCGCTGAGGGAAGAGGGAGTGAAAAAGGGCGACGTCGTCCTGgtttatagtaagtattcttCTCATTGTCGGATAGCCAATTTTCCGATCCAAACCTTACACTACTATTAGTGCCCATGATTCCCGCGGCATTGATAGGCATACTCGCCGTCAGTCGCCTAGGTGCAATCCACGCCGTCGTATTCGGCGGGTTCGCACCGGCCGCTCTCGCCCAGCGTATAGAGGCCTCTCAGCCCGTGGCCATCCTGACGGCTTCGTGTGGTATCGACGGTAATAAGCCGCCCATGAGCTACAAGCCGTTCGTTGAGGAGGCTTGCCAGATCTCCAAGCACAAACCCGACAAGGTGGTTGTATGGCAGCGCGAGCAGATCCGGTGGAACCCCATCAAGAGGAACGACGGCGAGAGGAACTGGCAGAGCATTGTAAAGAGCTGTCGTGCGAGAGGCGTTAGGGCCGATTGCGTGCCTGTGAAGTCGACGGACCCGATCTATATCATCCACACATCTGGTACGACGGGAACGCCAAAGGGCGTGTTGAGGGATGCTGCTGGACACGCTGTCGGGTTGCATCTTTCTATCAGCTACTTGTTCAACATCCACGGCCCCGGCTGTGTTTCGTTCACAGCGTCAGATATCGGATGGGTACGTTTTGTCAAGCTCTCCCGGGGCTGGGTCAGATTCTAATGTTAGGTGGTTTAGGTCGTAGGGCACAGCTATATCGCATACGCCCCCCTCTTCACGGGTGCCGCCACCGTCCTCTACGAGGGCAAACCCGTCGGCACACCAGATGCCTCAGCCTTTTGGCGCATCGTGGAAGAGTACAAGGTTAACACCATGTTCACAGCGCCGACGGCTCTCCGCGCCATCAAGCGCGACGATCCCGAGAACAAGCTCTTCAAGCAGATCGGAGAGCGCGGCGGCCTCCGGACGCTCAAGGGGCTCTTCTTGGCGGGCGAGCGGTCCGAACCGGCAATCATCACAATGTACCAGGAGCTCCTTGAAACCTACGGCGCAGTCGACGCCCATGTTGTGGACAACTGGTGGTCGACGGAAGCCGGGTCGCCCATCACGGGGCGGGCTCTCGTGCCGCATGCCGGAAAAGACCGCGGTACGGATTTGCGTGGCCATCCGCCTCCCAAGATCAAGCCGGGCAGCGCCGGAAAAGCCATGCCTGGCTTCGACGTCCGCATCGTGGATGATGACGGCAAGGAACTTCCGAGAGGCACGATGGGAAACATCGTCCTCGGGTTGCCTCTTGCCCCGACTGCTTTCAGAACTCTGTGGCAAGATGAGGAGCGGTTTTACAAAGGCTATCTGAAGCGTTTCAATGGCAAGTGGTTGGATACGGGGGATGCAGGCTACATCGACGTCGAGGGTTACGTCAACGTCATGTCCCGTAACGACGACGTACTCAATGTCAGCGCTCATCGTTTGTCAAGTGGTAAGcatcgtcctcgtcctcgtccttgGAAGTTCTTTTCCATGCCAAATAGAACGCCCCCCCGAAGCTAACAACAAGATAAAACAGGCGGCCTCGAACAAGCCATCACATCCCACCCCCTCGTCGCGGAAGCCTGCGTGGTGGGCATCCCGGACGCGCTCAAGGGCCAGCTCCCCTTCGCCTTCATCACGCTATCGACGCCCGAGCACCCGACCTCGGCGGTGCCCGACGCGAAGCTCGCCGACGAGATCAACGCGCTCGTGCGGTCGCAGGTCGGCGCCATCGCCACGCTGGGCGGGCTCATCCAGGGCAAGGGAATGATTCCCAAGACGCGCAGCGGCAAGACGCTACGCCGCGTCCTGAGGGAGCTGTTGGAGAACGCAGTGCACGAGGAGTTTGGGAAGGAGGTCCAGGTGCCGAGTACGGTCGAGGATGCTGGCGCGGTGGATGTTGCGAGGGAGAAGGTGAGGGAGTATTGGGAGGTGAGGGGGGATGGACATAAGAGTACGGAGGCTAGAGCGAAGTTGTAGATATCACCTTTTGCTACGCACGACAGAGAAGCCTGTGCCAATCGTTTCATCACCGGTTCGTAACTGTGTTTTGGTGTTGAAGATCACACATCAAGACATTCTACTAACCAAGATAAGATAGTACAGTCACAAACGTTACGAGTGATATCATGAGCTCCAGTAACAAGCCTGAGAATCAAAAAGCGGATATGGTACTTTGATTCTGAGATATTGAGGAATGAGAATATGATCGCCTTATCACTTAGTATCCAACGTCGGTCGATATGTATTGAAGCTAGTGGGAAAGGATGTCAACGCACCACGCTGGATCTGTTTCCGTCACGAATCAAACCCGTCAATGACCGTAGAACGTCTTGGTCACGAAAAATATCAACTACTATCGTTCACTGGCTTTTTAAACCAACAAAAAAGgggttaaaaaataaaaaaaagagctgtCCGGCTTATCAGGAAAACATATGATGTAGATACTGTGCTAATTGAAGAGGAACTCAGTCTACTCGATCTCGATGGCTCAAGAGACTTGATCTTCTCGACAAGGATTTGATCTCTCTGAACAGTTTTCAGAAACCCGTTCACCGGTCTTTAGTCTGAATCTATGTACAGGGTACCGGGCTGAGGAGATATGAGGGGTTGTCATGAAAGACTGCGGTACGCTGCTGGCCGATCCTTTGAAAATTCCGTCATTTTCTCGTCATAGTCGGAATCCGCCGTAGACGTAGGCCTCGTAGCCAGCTATATCAAGCTCAACAGTGTTAACATATTCGTCTAGATTTCCTTGGTAGCTGCTAGGTAACTATATCGGAACATTCAACCCCGACCATCGGACGCTGAGCTCCCATGGTCTGGACTCGCCCAACTGAACTAAGGACACTGAGCCAAGAAAGCCTAGGCCGACCGCAATCTTTCCCCTGAAGCAATTGCCACCGACGACGACACCCATCGTGCGACATGAAGCCGTCGTTGCAAAGCGACACGCGCCCGCAGGATGGGTGGTATGACGAAAATCGAGAGCCCTCCATCCCGTATTCACGATCTCCTCGGTCACACCCTTCCGCCCTAGGCCTCGCCATGGTCAGCTTGTGTGACGAAAAGAGAGCGTAAGGTCGTCCCTCCAGGACCATTGACGTTCAAATGTATACGATCCCATGGCGGGAAGACGAGGCTCGAAGGAAAACCTGATACCCGTACCGAGTCACGGCCGTCGTACCATGTTTGCTCACGGGCCGTCGAACGTGTGACCGTGTTCGAAGCTGAGCGGCTGTTTCTCATCTCCGTCCAGGGATAGGTTCATCGGGAAATATGATTTAGGTTCCGGTGAAATGAGAGACGGGGGGCATCATCTACGGAAGTTCGAGGACAGGACGTGACAGGCATGGATCGGATATTTACGAGCGAAACGGTAATGGTGGTTATGAAGTTCCAAATGGAATAGCAAACTAGAGTAGTTCCAACCAACGCCTCGTATGCCGAATCACAGCATGCCCCCCAATGTATTCCTGGTATCGTTGTGCCTCCAGTGACCCATCAATGCAATAGTTGAAAACCGTTCACGTTCGCCGACGTCGATAATGATCCAAGAACTAACCACATCAACTTGCCGATCCAGCGGGGGACTCCTTGGAGGCCTGCTTCCCGTACGTTCCATAAAGACTTCGTTGGCCCTCTCTCGCAACTTTCAGAGGAGCGAAGCGTGCTTCGGGCAATCGACTTCCCGCCTTGAGACTCTCCATTACCCTGCGCAAGGATTAGCGTCCGCCGATTCATACGGGTAGATGAGATAGGGAGACAAAGAAAGAACGAACCATTCAACGCCAATATATTTGACGGCAGACCCGCCGATCCTGCGAATTTCCTTTTCAAGTTTGCCGCTCGCGAGTCCTCCGCCGGCTCCAGCGCCTCCGCCCGCCGGTCTCCCGACAATAACATGCGTAACCTGCCTCCGTCCGAGATGTATGGACATGCGCGCACCGTTCTCGACCAAGACGCGCTTGAGTTTGTGATCCGAGATGATGGGATGCGTGCTCCCGTTGACGTACACCGTGACGCCCTCGAACAATCCCCTACCAGCCGCCCTCGTCGCCTCAGCATCCTCGTCCTCCTTCCGCCGAGCTTCCATGACCTCCTCTTCGCTCATCCTTACCAACCCACCCGGTGCTGTAGCAGACGTGCTAGATGCCGCGGAGCCGGTCTCAGAGA
Proteins encoded in this region:
- a CDS encoding mmc protein, with product MKFSAAALVLAATGAMANKNVTYVTEVVSAYTTYCPGPTVISHADKTYTITKATTLTITDCPCTVTKPVITSSIVKCENCAAPTKNGTIPVATPALSKTTVAGTAAITPTKPVSVPTAGAGKAAALSGAGLAGVLGFAAFVL
- a CDS encoding BRCA1 C Terminus domain-containing protein, which codes for MPSPEKTPIPPAAKPRFGNNFDPYNSSATGHQRPDHVPGTGWRTSRARKLSEQFAGGHTGGARMSDTYGAGSEDFDEKLKMVVPKDVKARAKMSVADMLARPGLMRSGSSVSETGSAASSTSATAPGGLVRMSEEEVMEARRKEDEDAEATRAAGRGLFEGVTVYVNGSTHPIISDHKLKRVLVENGARMSIHLGRRQVTHVIVGRPAGGGAGAGGGLASGKLEKEIRRIGGSAVKYIGVEWVMESLKAGSRLPEARFAPLKVAREGQRSLYGTYGKQASKESPAGSAS
- a CDS encoding AMP-binding enzyme — protein: MLIDAFFFLESESFVESGCILNYSNPNEDKERSASCDLRWKKPRSVGDVGVVGNDGRSPYPGSTECGEGCLLSGNPRAVSYLNAVPTSKLPAVRLFERAEAERTHVVSTTNRVYHTFGNARQQAAVNMDNLHPQDEVLRHSLEDPESFWAHQAEHLHWHKKPSSTLKVTKKTLKSGVTHDSWEWFPDGEISTCFNCVDRHVHDGRGDAPAIYYDSPVTNTKQTLTYKQLLDEVEVFAGALREEGVKKGDVVLVYMPMIPAALIGILAVSRLGAIHAVVFGGFAPAALAQRIEASQPVAILTASCGIDGNKPPMSYKPFVEEACQISKHKPDKVVVWQREQIRWNPIKRNDGERNWQSIVKSCRARGVRADCVPVKSTDPIYIIHTSGTTGTPKGVLRDAAGHAVGLHLSISYLFNIHGPGCVSFTASDIGWVVGHSYIAYAPLFTGAATVLYEGKPVGTPDASAFWRIVEEYKVNTMFTAPTALRAIKRDDPENKLFKQIGERGGLRTLKGLFLAGERSEPAIITMYQELLETYGAVDAHVVDNWWSTEAGSPITGRALVPHAGKDRGTDLRGHPPPKIKPGSAGKAMPGFDVRIVDDDGKELPRGTMGNIVLGLPLAPTAFRTLWQDEERFYKGYLKRFNGKWLDTGDAGYIDVEGYVNVMSRNDDVLNVSAHRLSSGGLEQAITSHPLVAEACVVGIPDALKGQLPFAFITLSTPEHPTSAVPDAKLADEINALVRSQVGAIATLGGLIQGKGMIPKTRSGKTLRRVLRELLENAVHEEFGKEVQVPSTVEDAGAVDVAREKISPFATHDREACANRFITGSTVTNVTSDIMSSISNVGRYVLKLVGKDVNAPRWICFRHESNPSMTVERLGHEKYQLLSKTYDVDTVLIEEELSLLDLDGSRDLIFSTRI